A region of the Nitrospiraceae bacterium genome:
ATATCGAACCGACTCGCCTGTCGCTCCATGTCCATGACACCTACGGAATGGCTGTGGCCAATGTGCTGACGGCCTGGGAAGACTATGCGATCACGGCCTTCGATTGTTCAGCCGGCGGTCTGGGCGGTTGTCCCTATGCGCCCGGTGCGTCCGGCAACGTCGCGACGGAAGATGTGGTGTTTGCCCTGAAGGCCTCCGGGGCGACGGTCGCGGTCGACGAAGAACTGATCGTCGACTGTGCGCGTCAGTTGAGCGCAGTGATCGGACATCCCCTCCACTCGCGGCTGTCACAGATATCGCGGCCCCGTATCGGGCAACCGGCCCTGAAGGTGTGATGTGAACCACGTCACTGCGCATCGATCCTTCTTCCCGCACGATGCCGCCGAGCTGGCGAGACAGGTCGAAGCCGGGGAGGTTCGATCCGTGGCGCGTGTCATCAGCTTGTTGGAAAACCGGGATCCGCTCGGAGCGGCGGTGCTGACTCATGTAGCTCCGT
Encoded here:
- a CDS encoding hydroxymethylglutaryl-CoA lyase, which produces IEPTRLSLHVHDTYGMAVANVLTAWEDYAITAFDCSAGGLGGCPYAPGASGNVATEDVVFALKASGATVAVDEELIVDCARQLSAVIGHPLHSRLSQISRPRIGQPALKV